Genomic DNA from Gossypium hirsutum isolate 1008001.06 chromosome A01, Gossypium_hirsutum_v2.1, whole genome shotgun sequence:
tcttttccttttattctCTTTTATTTAAGTCCAAATTAAGTCTATATCATCAAGTAATTTCGTATATCATCAGCAAGACAAAACATTCCAGAAGTGTAAGGCTATTAGTAAGGGTGTGAGTGCATTCTTTTCTAGGTGAAACAGCTTGCTTAAATAACTAAAGTTCTTAAGCtaccccaattctttctttctcttcttccataatttctcatatttttttatCCAGACAAAAAATTACAAACAGCTAGCACTGCAAAAGCCTACAAGCCTTGGTTCCAATAGGTTTTACCTTTATCTCACATATACCATGCAGTCTTAGAACCTCCTTCATACTTAGCAGCCAAACATATTTCAGCACAGAAGTTTCTGTTTCTAGCAATCAAACATACTCCAAACCAAGCTTGAAATCAATTTGTATTAGACTTATAACCAATTCTTATTGTGGATTTTACTTACATTATTGACCCTTAGGATCTTGCGCCATATGCACTTTGGCAAAGAAAAAAGAATCAACTTATACAAAACTTCTAAGACAGGAAATGTAATGATATTTATTGGTATTCTTGACAACATGTCGGAAAAggagaaaatgaaaatatttattccAAAATTGATAGGATATCAATTTTCTGTGGATTCATACCCTCAGTTCTACTCGAGAAAGATACGGTTTCTTCTCTTTATTACAGGAAAACCGCACTTTTCCCTTTATTTCCTTAGATTTAATCCATTCCTTGAAGACATCAAGGTGATTCCACATATGTTCCATGTCTTCAGAGGAAACTCTAGAGTCCCAATATAGGTCAAAACCTGCATATTCACACCATAAAGGAAAACAAGCATATCACCTAAGCTAGCAATATAGAGATGAACTACAGAcataagtaaaatataatattcaaaaggaaagatcaattgatgaaattttatgtgcTACATTTTTCAGAGTCAAAGATTAGATTAGTAGATTATCCATACGTGTTAGTTTTACTAATTTTAGAAGTGACAGGATAATTACTATTTTACTAATCGAGCtgtttaaactgaactttcatttCAAGCTATACAGAGTACAAATCCAACAGTTAATTTGTAAAATAGAGATcctgcttcttcttttttataacaaaaaaaggTTAGATTTTTTTTCCGTTGCTTTCTTCACAGTCAGCATGATTAGATATGAACTGCATTGACAAAGCCATTGACATTAAGACTAAATCAAActgatgaaataaaaattttattacgaGATCAGTTAATATATAATGACTAAAAGTGGCATAAAATAACCACAAGTAAACGAGCAAAGAATTACCCTTAGATGGTGAAACTGGTGAAGTTGGAAAAGTTGGTGCTTCGATAGGCGAAGGACCATCAAACTGTTTCCTGCACAACAGTGACAAAATAAAATCATCTGTACTGCCGATAGCTAGTTATATTAACATAGCATTTCACTTTGACTGCTGGAAATATGCTTCAAAAGCTAGCATAGCTTCAACTGGGATAACATTTATGTGTTCTTCAGAAGCAAAACAAGATATACTGAGAAATGGATACAGATAACTTCAGTTGCATGAGACAACAAAAAAATGACTATGTCTAGAAATTAACATTACTGACCGATGATCAAGCACAAAGGAGGACATGAAGACCAGATTAGCACAGTGAACATATTTTAGACCTGAGCTGAACCCCAACAGTTCAAATTCTGCTTATAAAATGATTCTCAGCCATCTTATTTTAAGTACAAATTTCAGAAACACAAAAACCAGGACTTCCCTGGATGACAAGGAAATTCTAATAAATAATAAGTTTACAAACAATATATAGAGAACAAATTTAATGCAGGAAGGTGGTGCAAACGTTTGCCGCTTTCTTTCTACAATATTAATAATGCCATATGAGCTTCATCATAGAAGATAATATTTTAGCATAACATTGTTTACAGTAACAAAACTTACagtaacttaaaattttaattacatgCAGAATTAAAGCATTTGGAAGACATTCATAaagaataatttaatttcaatcagaTAGATAAAATGATGAGAAAAGCAAAAGGACCgcctaaagaaaagaaaaaaaaactaaaataaaagtcTCCATTtaacaaaaggaaagaaaatcctcagacaatataataattaaacattttaaatcaAATACCTGAGCAACCTATATGCATCCCTTGGAAAATTTTCATGATTAAATGGAGAACTTATAAGAGTATAAAAACCTTGATACATAACATTCTTTCACTTGAAGATAACGCTTCCAATATGGCAGGGTTGATTTATGATTTACTTTTTTTGTACCACCACTATATGCTCTGACGACAAACTCTTCAGTTCTAATTCTGCAAATTTAACACCAATGAGAGAAAAAATACGACATTATTTAATGATTTGGTGAAAAATAAGATATACATTCAAGATGGGTCTAAAGCAGTTACTGTTAACTCACTTGCCATCAAAGTTTGATAACCATCTAAGGTAAGCTGCTCCAAAATATACATTTACAAAAGGCTTGTATAGAATATCTGGATCCTCTTTGACTGGGAATAATAAATAGTCTTCTTCCCTACCAGAATTTTCAAACTACAGCTTTATCAGGGTTAGCTTAGTTAGAATGCCCCCATAAGAGgaacaaaaattatatttgtacCTGACAATCCACTCTGCTACTTTAGGTGCAACTTGCATGACTCCTATTGTAATCAGATTAGTTTTCTTGTCATATCCTGTGGCAAGAGGCTGTCTGTTACTTTCTAGTTCTGCAATAGCACAAATCATCTCCTGCACGATAGTGAAAGATGTcaaactttaaaagttaaaaagtaaCTTCATTTTTTAAACAGATTACTGAGGAAGGATAATTAACTCCTAAGAATGGACATAGGTAGTGCTGGAAAAAACTGCTCGAGTTAAGAGCACTTTTTCTGCACGAAATAAAACAAGAGAATGAGATTATCTGGAACTGGTGTGGTTCAAAATTTAAAGCCTCTGAAGTATGGAAAATTCTGAGGCAAAGACACAGGAAGGTCCAATGGCATGACTAGTTTGGTGATTGCATTCTGAAACACTCATTTGTGGCATGGATGGAAGTCCTATAAAGGCTACCAATGAGAGGTCAAGTCCAATCACAGGGATAACCTATTTCCACTGAATGTCTCTTGAGCAAAGTGGAACTTCAAACAAGAGACAATGTGTGTATTGAGTCACTTCTCAAGGCAAATTTAGGAGAGACTTCTTCGATATTGGGGAGTAACTTGCAATGCTGGATCATGGCAGGAAGCACTCGAGTGGGctattcaaataaaaaaaggaaagaacTTAACTCAGCTATATTTAGACTTCTCTGGaatgcatatacatatattatatggcAGGAAAGGAACTGTCAACTTCATGGAGGTACAGCCAGACAGATGGAGCTATTTAAACTAAACACTGGACTGGTTCGGAAGCGAGTTTTATGCCATCCTCATTTTGTTGGAAATCTTAGTAATTGATTTCCTTGTCATCTTATCTACAGTTTTTGAGCAGGATAGTTTGTAACTAGTACAATACAGATTCTCTTGTAGCAAAATATTGCTTTCTTTTGGATAAATTAAAACTTTACAttatccaaaaagaaaaaagagcatATCCAGAGCTAGCTGATTAAAGAAGCcttaattaaatatgtataattagtTAATTTACACGGACACTTTAAATTAAGTAAAGTACCCAGGCTGTATACATATTAAAGGAAATGGGTACATGACAGCTAGTGCTAGAAAAATATGTAATACAGGGAAATATTGATAATTCAAATCAAACTTGTTCCTTTCCCTTTACTTGATATTCATTGAGTGCATGGTTTTCTCCTGATCTCAATACAGGATTATCATAGAAAGTAAATAGTACTCGGTGGATTTTACATGGCCAATCTTGTTTGCGCATACTCCTTCCATTAACTTCACTTCAAAAAGCGATAGCTTTTTAACAGAATCTTTTTCTGATATTACTACCTATGATtggatttttaatgttttaagctTATTTTCCCAGCTTAGCTTAGTGTAGCTGTTGTAGCATCAATACTTGAGAATGAAGTACATGTATAGAAGAGCTTCATGATATTTTGGATAAAAACCTACATCATTAACGTGATATTGACCTTTAATCAAACCCCAATGGCTAAATCTCCAACTCCTTGCCTCAAAACAAATGGCCAAAGCCTAGACTTTAGAGAGAGAAAAGATTAGCTTTGATCAGACAGACAGAGGCTGGGGAGAGAGAGAGGTGGAAGGTTTCCTAAAAACAACAGAAGAGATCAAAACTAGTGCCATTATCTTATACAATTTGAAAAGGTAACTGAAAAGTTTGTCTGTCAATTAAAAAACTAGTAGAATTATCAGGTAAACTTGCTCTTTCCACCAGGCCTAGAAAAGTGAATTAAGCTCCCTTGGACTAGTACACACTTTCAAAGATTCCTGGCCCACTGTCCGAGGTCTCCATTTTTCATCTATTTAAGGTCTGGATTAAGTTACCATTTGACCAATAATGGATGCTGACTGCATCTGTGTTACTTAGACTAGGGTGTGAGGGTTGGACACAGATGGATGTGTTCGATAcagatattttcaattttttccaaggttttccatgtatttggtGAATCCTTCGAGGATTATATCCATATACTCATGTAGGAAAATGTCTTAAAACATTGGTATTTCCAAGAGAAATGAGTTGGTGCAAGATAGGACTTCATAGTAGTGCGAGCaaccaaaagattcttatcaGTATGTCCAATTGCCAGTCAGCTGGAATTCCCTGACATTAGTTGATAAGGTGTCTTAAAACCGCCTTGTCATGAAGAAAATCTAAAATAACAAGTGTTTTCCATTTACAATTTTAAAGTTCTGGTTTTCAAGACCGCTCAATCATAACATAGTGAAAAAAATAAGAACAGGTTGAAAATAGAATGATTTTAATCACTATGCTAtactaaatcaaattaaattgaaCCTTAGCTATGATTCTACCAGGAATAACATTGTCTATTGCTTCAAATGTTATCAATCTTCAGAACATGTATTTTATGCAAAATTTTgccatttattttcctttatcCTCTTTGTATTTGAATAAAGAACGgttaattcaatatataaggcAAGAGTGGATGAgcaaataaattcaaacaattatTTTAGACACCTAATATTAAACATAACCCTGTCACCAGAATTAAAATCTGGCAAGAAATACTTCATGTTCATTATATGCAAATTAGTAAGAAGAGTCTTTGTAAGAAATTATACTTCCATACCAGTTTATCTTTTCCTGAATATAGATACAGAAGGAAAAACAGTGAAACAGGTTACATGTTCAGGTTATAGGTGACATACTGGATCTAGCTTTGTATCAAATTGTCTGTGTGTCACGATTTCAGCCACAGCCTGAAAGAGCACCAAGCAGAAACTTTATGTAATAAAAaagatttttaacttttaaaccaTGCAACTTTTGGGAGACTACTTGTCAATATTAAATGTCATAAAGAACTTTGTGAATAAGCTCTTATTGTCTATCCAAAAAGGACAATCTACTTATTGAGATTGAACTTCTCAATTTTTTGCTAGAAGCTTACTATTGCCTCAGAAATTAAATGATACGTCATTCAAGTAAGCTACCCTCATCTCTGTCTGTGTCAAATAAGGCTGTCCATCAGGGTCCCTTGATAGGTGAACTCCTTGTCCTTCAGTTTCCCCGGCATCCGTCCACTCTGTTCTCACTTCAGGGTGGTTCCACATTGCTTCCATGTCCTCAGGATCGGCACATTCATCCCAATATTTGAAACTGACACTCATCCTCGCAGGACTGCTCAATTCTTTCTTATGCCATCTATCAATAAGAATAGCATTGGGTTTGATTACAGCtccagtatatatatatatatatcagacgTACGCAAGGAAAAGAAACTGTGAAAAATGCATTGCCTTCAAACTCTGACACTCATTGTTAAGGAACAACTTTAATGAATTACAATATCGTATATAGTTCATAAACTGAGTCCCAACCACTGGAGAACATAAACATGtgagcaaatgaaaatggtatgGAGCAATCTACCTTTAAAGCAGGAAAAGGCAAGCAAAGTGCAATTAGTATAATCCAACCACCGAAATCAGAAACATTTCATATGAATTTTAAACTCCAAGACTGTGCATGAAAGAAACATTCATGGAAATATTCTCAATTCCAGGAAACCCATTGAAATCAACATATTCCAATGAAACAAATAATCTAAAATGAAAACGTATTGATGTTAAAATGCAGAAACACAAAGGATAAAAGAAACCCATAAATAAAAGAACATAGAGAATAGCATTAGGAGCTTAATAACGAGGAAATATAAAATGATACCATAGTTCATAGAGGGGAGAAACGAAGGAAGCTACTTCCAGAAGGGATTAGAAAAGGAAGAGGGAGAAACAAGGAAAGAAAggtaaaaaaatgaggaaatagGGAAGTGGGGAGATTTAGGAAAAGAGAAAAAGGTGGAGGGTATGCCATTGTTTTCTAAAGTTTTGCTTATTTAAGGCTGAAAATTGTAGAAATAGAAAGAGGGTGGCGTTGGCCAATTGCACTCGACCGCACCATACATTGACACTTGTCATCTTTCAGGCTGTCTCTGTCTCTGTCTCTGTCTATTTGCACGAACGGTAATAAGAACTCAATTGATAGAACAAAACCAAGTGAGAGCTCATAGTTGAGATTGAGGACCTCAATGGCAGCTTCCTAAACCGGCTGGCATCCGCGAGCTTGGATCAGGTTTTCTTTGGGTTTAGATTTTATCGGGCTCAAACTTCCGGTTTTTGAGGCTCCGATTTTCTCGAACttaaactcttgttgaatttttaaattcaaaatattacaTCGGTTTAAAAATCTTGTAAAgtataattatatcaataaatttaatattttaattatgaaaatattaatagtacaaagatatataaaatgatgtaaaattattttagttttacatTGAGATAAATAGATTCctctccatatatatatatatagatatagatattaTGTAATAGTATATTATCTATAATAGTTGGTGATTATAAATCTAACTTGACCAACTAAATTTAGCCAATTCAAGCTAACTTGTTGtaaatttagttttgatttt
This window encodes:
- the LOC107918108 gene encoding uncharacterized protein isoform X1 codes for the protein MSVSFKYWDECADPEDMEAMWNHPEVRTEWTDAGETEGQGVHLSRDPDGQPYLTQTEMRAVAEIVTHRQFDTKLDPEMICAIAELESNRQPLATGYDKKTNLITIGVMQVAPKVAEWIVREEDYLLFPVKEDPDILYKPFVNVYFGAAYLRWLSNFDGKIRTEEFVVRAYSGGTKKVNHKSTLPYWKRYLQVKECYVSRKQFDGPSPIEAPTFPTSPVSPSKGFDLYWDSRVSSEDMEHMWNHLDVFKEWIKSKEIKGKVRFSCNKEKKPYLSRVELRAIAEIVVSKYFSTRGINPTVLCALADVVSMRFIDGNEASTGLMGIDYSKAFWLYKEMGYRAYRVDYMEDLTNPFVSMYFGAAYLAWLSEYEGRERSLQFIFHGYISGPKNVHLEETCPEWLKFEQILARYERTKSREGSCNII
- the LOC107918108 gene encoding uncharacterized protein isoform X2, which gives rise to MSVSFKYWDECADPEDMEAMWNHPEVRTEWTDAGETEGQGVHLSRDPDGQPYLTQTEMREMICAIAELESNRQPLATGYDKKTNLITIGVMQVAPKVAEWIVREEDYLLFPVKEDPDILYKPFVNVYFGAAYLRWLSNFDGKIRTEEFVVRAYSGGTKKVNHKSTLPYWKRYLQVKECYVSRKQFDGPSPIEAPTFPTSPVSPSKGFDLYWDSRVSSEDMEHMWNHLDVFKEWIKSKEIKGKVRFSCNKEKKPYLSRVELRAIAEIVVSKYFSTRGINPTVLCALADVVSMRFIDGNEASTGLMGIDYSKAFWLYKEMGYRAYRVDYMEDLTNPFVSMYFGAAYLAWLSEYEGRERSLQFIFHGYISGPKNVHLEETCPEWLKFEQILARYERTKSREGSCNII
- the LOC107918108 gene encoding uncharacterized protein isoform X3, whose translation is MSVSFKYWDECADPEDMEAMWNHPEVRTEWTDAGETEGQGVHLSRDPDGQPYLTQTEMRAVAEIVTHRQFDTKLDPEMICAIAELESNRQPLATGYDKKTNLITIGVMQVAPKVAEWIVREEDYLLFPVKEDPDILYKPFVNVYFGAAYLRWLSNFDGKIRTEEFVVRAYSGGTKKVNHKSTLPYWKRYLQVKECYVSRKQFDGPSPIEAPTFPTSPVSPSKGFDLYWDSRVSSEDMEHMWNHLDVFKEWIKSKEIKGKVRFSCNKEKKPYLSRVELRAIAEIVVSKYFSTRGINPWIMKMIRFEGIKRIASPRPHCIRNQIGTRILLLKEHHMCYWIKVILSDIQKKKKRRRKEIRIILSRPLQCTKCIIHGASEVLYFLFFAGHLCTKLEFILNAI